DNA sequence from the Dehalococcoidia bacterium genome:
GGCGGCCAAGATAGAGCCCGCCGAACCAGCGCCAACGATGATGTGGTCGTAGCTACCTGCTCCCATCGTGAGGTGCCTCCTTGCAACCGAGCGTCAGCGGTGAAGGATTGACTAAGCCAAGAAGAGTGAGTGTGGTGCGATACCTGTATTACGTAGCAGACCGCGTGTTGGCTTTACAGGGCGGCGTTAACGCCCTTCAGGAAACCTTCGGCGCCGATGCGGAGCAGGCCCCAGCCTGAGACGGTCACGAAGTTCGCGCCCCGGTTGATGAACTCGACGACTCCGGCTGTGTCGGCAGGATTGTTGCCGCCCACGCCGGCGAACTTGCCCCCGGCTCGTATCCGTGGAATGACCTCGCTCATTACTTTGCGGACCTCGGACACGTCGGGATTGCCCATGCTCTGGCCGAGATCGGAGGCCGCGACGTGGACCACGTCGGCCCCGGAGACCTGGAGGATGTCGTCGAGGTTGGCGACGGCTTCGACGTCCTCGACCATCGGGATTACCAGCACCTGCGAGTTCACCCAGGCAATCGCCTCGTCGCGGGTCACGCCGATGCCGTAGTCCTGGGCTCGTCCGCCACCCATTCCGCGGTAGCCGTCGGGATAGTAGCGCGCAGCCCGAGCTATGGCAGCGGCCTGCTCGCCGGTATTCACGTGTGGCACGATAATCCCCTGCAGGCCACGGTCGAGGTACCGCAGGATGGTGGATTCCGAGTGGTCGGGAATTCGCGCGATTGGTGTGATGCCGAAAGACTCTGCGGCGCGCACCATGTGCTCGACCTGGTCGAGGTCTGCTGGGCCGTGTTCGCAGTCGATCATCACGAAGTCGTAGCCGAGGGCGCCGAAGATCTCGACCATGTCGGGAGCGTAGCGGGTGATGATGGCCCCGAAGACGACTCCGCCGTCGTTGAGTTTGGCCTTGGTGGTGTTTGTGCGCATGGGGGAGACCTCCGGGGGGATTTCTGCATTCCTGACGTAATGGCGGTCTATGGCCAGCCGGATTAAGAGGTTTTCAATTGCCGTAGTGGGCGTCGTTCACCACACCTTGGATCACCTAGTCCTCCGCAGAGACCCGGACCCAAAGCTGCGGAGCGCAC
Encoded proteins:
- a CDS encoding host specificity protein, translated to MRTNTTKAKLNDGGVVFGAIITRYAPDMVEIFGALGYDFVMIDCEHGPADLDQVEHMVRAAESFGITPIARIPDHSESTILRYLDRGLQGIIVPHVNTGEQAAAIARAARYYPDGYRGMGGGRAQDYGIGVTRDEAIAWVNSQVLVIPMVEDVEAVANLDDILQVSGADVVHVAASDLGQSMGNPDVSEVRKVMSEVIPRIRAGGKFAGVGGNNPADTAGVVEFINRGANFVTVSGWGLLRIGAEGFLKGVNAAL